A genomic window from Aquitalea aquatilis includes:
- a CDS encoding DNA translocase FtsK — MSLFNFQGKAEIKHFNARKEGPDEDKTLALDLKLTAKTGSAALVFFDEQLESFLYLPGTGAVRNQMMEPLKYKHEVQDCELVIAGCRFHGVRVSKFQIEPLDGNQLWLTWQCSFQPMKDECATLAELLQEEVDVYVAAQPDLFGAEESAPSVTFTTALTEGGGQDDPLFDEACKSVMQSGRASISSVQRQLRIGYNRAARLIEGMEQVGIVSPMQSNGSREVLTTR, encoded by the coding sequence ATGTCCTTGTTCAACTTCCAAGGCAAAGCCGAGATCAAGCACTTCAATGCTCGGAAGGAAGGTCCGGACGAGGACAAGACCCTCGCTCTGGACCTCAAATTGACGGCGAAAACAGGAAGTGCCGCCCTGGTGTTCTTCGACGAGCAGCTGGAGAGCTTCCTGTACCTGCCCGGTACCGGTGCCGTCCGCAACCAGATGATGGAGCCGCTGAAGTACAAGCACGAGGTGCAGGACTGCGAACTGGTGATTGCCGGTTGCCGCTTCCATGGCGTGCGCGTCAGCAAATTCCAGATCGAGCCGCTCGACGGCAATCAGCTCTGGCTGACCTGGCAGTGCAGCTTCCAGCCGATGAAGGACGAATGCGCCACGCTGGCCGAGCTGCTGCAGGAAGAGGTCGACGTGTATGTGGCCGCCCAGCCGGATCTGTTCGGCGCTGAAGAGTCGGCCCCCAGCGTGACCTTCACCACGGCACTGACCGAAGGCGGTGGCCAGGATGACCCGCTGTTCGACGAGGCCTGCAAAAGCGTCATGCAGAGCGGCAGGGCGTCGATCTCCTCCGTACAGCGTCAGCTGCGCATCGGCTACAACCGCGCAGCCCGCCTGATCGAAGGAATGGAGCAGGTCGGCATTGTCTCCCCCATGCAAAGCAATGGCAGCCGTGAAGTGCTGACCACCCGATAA
- the recT gene encoding recombination protein RecT encodes MSTQALKAAATGQVATSNKPQTIAALMSDPKIKAQMALALPKHMTSDRLARIALTEIRKVPALARCEQTSFLGAIMQCAQLGLEPGGALGHAYLLPFENRRKGITEVQFIVGYRGMIDLARRSGQIVSLAARAVYQNDKFSYQYGLHEDLQHVPCENGEPGPLTHVYAVARLKDGGIQFEVMSRLEVEKVRAQSKAGNNGPWVSHFDEMAKKTVIRRLFKYLPVSIELQQAVGLDERADAGQTQDNAAILTGEYSVVDDDAPQPGQDDAGTGSAEQAPPPDVDLETGEVLQQQEQGGQESMFGLEDALGFVKAGDLDMARDIARSLSDHDAKIVEQTIANQQQPQGRQRRQRDLADME; translated from the coding sequence ATGAGCACTCAAGCCCTCAAAGCCGCCGCTACCGGCCAAGTAGCCACCAGCAACAAGCCGCAGACCATCGCTGCGCTGATGTCCGATCCGAAGATCAAGGCGCAGATGGCGCTGGCCCTGCCGAAGCACATGACGTCCGACCGCCTGGCACGCATCGCGCTGACCGAGATCCGCAAGGTGCCGGCGCTGGCTCGTTGCGAGCAGACCTCTTTCCTCGGCGCCATCATGCAGTGCGCCCAGCTCGGCCTGGAGCCGGGCGGTGCACTCGGCCACGCCTACCTGCTGCCGTTCGAGAACCGCCGCAAGGGTATCACCGAGGTGCAGTTCATCGTCGGCTATCGCGGCATGATCGACCTGGCGCGCCGCTCCGGTCAGATCGTCAGCCTGGCCGCACGCGCGGTCTACCAGAACGACAAGTTCAGCTACCAGTACGGGCTGCATGAAGACCTGCAGCACGTCCCCTGCGAAAACGGCGAGCCCGGCCCGCTGACCCACGTCTACGCCGTGGCACGCCTCAAGGATGGCGGCATCCAGTTCGAAGTCATGAGCCGCCTGGAAGTGGAGAAGGTGCGTGCGCAGAGCAAAGCCGGCAACAACGGCCCGTGGGTGTCGCACTTCGACGAGATGGCCAAGAAGACGGTTATCCGTCGCCTGTTCAAGTACCTGCCGGTGTCGATCGAGCTGCAGCAGGCGGTCGGGCTGGATGAGCGTGCCGACGCCGGCCAGACGCAGGACAACGCGGCCATCCTGACCGGCGAATACAGCGTGGTCGATGACGACGCGCCGCAGCCTGGCCAGGACGATGCCGGTACCGGAAGCGCCGAGCAGGCACCGCCGCCGGACGTTGACCTCGAAACCGGCGAAGTCCTGCAGCAGCAAGAGCAGGGCGGGCAGGAATCTATGTTCGGCCTGGAAGATGCCCTGGGCTTCGTGAAGGCTGGCGACTTGGACATGGCCCGCGACATCGCCCGCAGCCTGTCGGACCACGACGCCAAGATCGTCGAGCAGACCATCGCCAACCAGCAGCAACCGCAGGGCCGCCAGCGTCGTCAGCGCGACCTGGCCGACATGGAGTAA
- a CDS encoding YqaJ viral recombinase family protein: protein MNAPINVGQLERTKYLGGSDVAGILGISPWRTPLDVYLDKVQPRAEPLDPMRQKVLTRGQRMEPYVIDLLAEETGLEIVRRGCRYLDPEYDFIAAEIDAEAASGENIEIKTVSPFKAKEWGEEQTDAIPVHYTAQAMHGLMVTGKQRTVFGVLIGGDDFRVYQVDRDEETIAAIREQELAFWDRITNLDPPPATAVSDILRLFERDAGTSIEADVKVLDAFNLLRDLKGNVKRLESEIEVQEERIKLFMQDNTALTVMGRPVLTWKSQTTRRFDTKAFEVAHPALYEEFRKASVSRVLRIK from the coding sequence ATGAATGCCCCTATCAATGTTGGCCAGCTTGAGCGCACCAAGTACCTCGGTGGTAGCGATGTCGCCGGGATCCTCGGGATCTCCCCCTGGCGCACGCCGCTGGACGTCTACCTGGACAAGGTCCAGCCGCGCGCCGAACCGCTCGACCCGATGCGTCAGAAGGTGTTGACCCGTGGCCAGCGCATGGAACCGTACGTGATCGACCTGCTGGCCGAGGAAACGGGCCTGGAGATCGTCCGCCGCGGCTGCCGCTATCTCGACCCGGAATACGACTTCATCGCTGCCGAGATCGATGCCGAGGCCGCCAGCGGCGAGAACATCGAGATCAAGACCGTGAGCCCGTTCAAGGCCAAGGAATGGGGTGAGGAACAGACCGATGCCATCCCGGTGCACTACACCGCCCAGGCCATGCACGGCCTGATGGTGACCGGTAAGCAGCGCACGGTGTTCGGCGTACTGATCGGCGGTGACGACTTCCGCGTGTACCAGGTCGACCGCGACGAAGAAACCATCGCGGCGATCCGCGAGCAGGAACTGGCCTTCTGGGACCGCATCACCAACCTCGACCCGCCGCCAGCCACGGCAGTGAGCGACATCCTGCGCCTATTCGAGCGTGACGCAGGAACCAGCATCGAGGCCGACGTGAAGGTGCTGGACGCCTTCAACCTGCTGCGTGACCTCAAGGGCAATGTGAAGCGCCTGGAGAGCGAAATCGAGGTTCAGGAAGAGCGCATCAAGCTCTTCATGCAGGACAACACCGCCCTGACGGTGATGGGCCGCCCGGTGCTGACCTGGAAGAGTCAGACCACCCGCCGCTTTGATACCAAGGCTTTCGAAGTGGCCCACCCGGCCCTGTATGAAGAATTCCGCAAGGCCTCTGTGAGCCGCGTACTCCGCATCAAGTAA
- a CDS encoding leucine-rich repeat domain-containing protein: MNLLAYLEKHRIPFTANDAGHISVGGFLDLEGTGITSLPDGLSVGGSLDLEGTGITSLPDGLSVGGSLYLRGTGITSLPDGLSVGGSLDLRGTGITSLPDGLSVGGSLDLRGTGITSLPDGLSVGGSLDLEGTGITSLPDGLSVGGSLYLRGTGITSLPDGLSVGGFLYLRGTGITSLPDGLSVGGSLDLRGTGITSLPDGLSVGGSLDLRGTGITSLPDGLSVGGFLDLEGTGITSLPDGLSVGGSLYLRGTGITSLPDGLSVGGFLYLRGTGITSLPDGLSVGGSLDLEGTGITSLPDGLSVGGFLYLRGTGITSLPDGLSVGGSLDLRGTGITSLPDGLSVGGSLDLRGTGITSLPDGLSVGGFLDLEGTGITSLPESFSADSVYLDPEHFSNVTHRKNCGRNNRTIFAAWVGDIPHIAAGCFWGPIHEFEERVDNEYSGDRAEAYKQAARACVEELAINLGKNLEKAA; the protein is encoded by the coding sequence ATGAATTTACTGGCGTATCTCGAAAAGCACCGCATCCCGTTCACCGCGAATGATGCCGGACATATTAGCGTCGGCGGCTTCCTGGACCTGGAAGGCACCGGTATCACCAGCCTGCCGGATGGCCTGAGCGTCGGCGGCTCTCTGGACCTGGAAGGCACCGGTATCACCAGCCTGCCGGATGGCCTGAGCGTCGGCGGCTCCCTGTACCTGCGCGGCACCGGTATCACCAGCCTGCCGGATGGCCTGAGCGTCGGCGGCTCCCTGGACCTGCGCGGCACCGGTATCACCAGCCTGCCGGATGGCCTGAGCGTCGGCGGCTCCCTGGACCTGCGCGGCACCGGTATCACCAGCCTGCCGGATGGCCTGAGCGTCGGCGGCTCCCTGGACCTGGAAGGCACCGGTATCACCAGCCTGCCGGATGGCCTGAGCGTCGGCGGCTCCCTGTACCTGCGCGGCACCGGTATCACCAGCCTGCCGGATGGCCTGAGCGTCGGCGGCTTCCTGTACCTGCGCGGCACCGGTATCACCAGCCTGCCGGATGGCCTGAGCGTCGGCGGCTCCCTGGACCTGCGCGGCACCGGTATCACCAGCCTGCCGGATGGTCTGAGCGTCGGCGGCTCCCTGGACCTGCGCGGCACCGGTATCACCAGCCTGCCGGATGGCCTGAGCGTCGGCGGCTTCCTGGACCTGGAAGGCACCGGTATCACCAGCCTGCCGGATGGCCTGAGCGTCGGCGGCTCCCTGTACCTGCGCGGCACCGGTATCACCAGCCTGCCGGATGGCCTGAGCGTCGGCGGCTTCCTGTACCTGCGCGGCACCGGTATCACCAGCCTGCCGGATGGCCTGAGCGTCGGCGGCTCCCTGGACCTGGAAGGCACCGGTATCACCAGCCTGCCGGATGGCCTGAGCGTCGGCGGCTTCCTGTACCTGCGCGGCACCGGTATCACCAGCCTGCCGGATGGCCTGAGCGTCGGCGGCTCCCTGGACCTGCGCGGCACCGGTATCACCAGCCTGCCGGATGGTCTGAGCGTCGGCGGCTCCCTGGACCTGCGCGGCACCGGTATCACCAGCCTGCCGGATGGCCTGAGCGTCGGCGGCTTCCTGGACCTGGAAGGCACCGGTATCACCAGCCTGCCGGAATCGTTTTCTGCTGACTCGGTGTATCTCGACCCCGAGCATTTCAGCAATGTCACTCACCGCAAGAACTGCGGTCGCAACAATCGCACGATCTTTGCCGCATGGGTCGGCGATATTCCGCACATTGCTGCCGGCTGCTTCTGGGGGCCGATCCACGAGTTTGAGGAGCGTGTTGATAACGAGTACTCGGGCGATCGTGCTGAAGCATACAAGCAGGCTGCGCGGGCTTGCGTTGAGGAGCTGGCCATCAATCTTGGGAAAAATTTGGAGAAAGCAGCATGA